A stretch of Leucobacter aridicollis DNA encodes these proteins:
- the galU gene encoding UTP--glucose-1-phosphate uridylyltransferase GalU: protein MTENRASVVKAVIPAAGLGTRFLPATKAMPKEMLPIVDKPAIQYVVEEAASAGLNDVLIITGRNKDNLVNHFDGVPELEYTLQNKGDDNKLGKVHEASELAEVHFLRQGQPLGLGHAVGRARMHVGDESFAVLLGDDLIDAHDPLLDRMVEVHNTREATVVALMEVPMESIHLYGCAQVEPTDDADVVRITELVEKPSREEAPSNLAIIGRYVLRPEIFDIIDDLEPGRGGEYQLTDALNVLAAGEGEAPVYGVIFKGRRYDTGDRADWIKANVLLGVDHAELGDEIRDWVIGFADKLRGE, encoded by the coding sequence ATGACTGAAAACCGAGCGAGCGTCGTGAAAGCGGTGATCCCGGCGGCTGGCCTTGGCACCCGCTTCCTCCCCGCGACGAAAGCAATGCCAAAGGAAATGCTGCCGATCGTTGACAAGCCGGCGATCCAGTACGTCGTCGAGGAGGCAGCGAGCGCTGGCCTGAACGACGTCCTCATTATCACCGGGCGCAATAAAGACAACCTTGTGAACCACTTCGACGGGGTTCCCGAGCTCGAGTACACCCTGCAGAACAAGGGCGACGACAACAAGCTCGGCAAGGTCCACGAAGCGAGCGAGCTCGCCGAGGTGCACTTCCTCCGCCAGGGACAGCCGTTGGGCCTCGGGCATGCCGTTGGTCGCGCGCGGATGCACGTGGGGGACGAGTCGTTCGCCGTGCTACTCGGCGACGATCTCATCGACGCCCACGACCCGCTGCTCGACCGCATGGTTGAGGTGCACAACACCCGCGAGGCGACCGTCGTCGCGCTCATGGAAGTGCCGATGGAATCGATCCACCTGTACGGCTGCGCTCAGGTCGAGCCCACCGATGACGCCGACGTCGTGCGCATCACCGAGCTCGTTGAGAAGCCGAGCCGAGAGGAAGCGCCGTCGAACCTCGCGATCATTGGCCGGTATGTGCTGCGCCCTGAGATCTTCGACATCATCGATGATCTCGAGCCCGGCCGTGGTGGCGAGTACCAGCTCACTGACGCGCTCAACGTACTCGCCGCTGGCGAGGGCGAGGCTCCGGTGTATGGCGTGATCTTCAAGGGTCGCCGCTACGACACCGGCGACCGTGCGGACTGGATCAAGGCGAACGTGCTCCTCGGCGTCGATCACGCCGAGCTCGGCGACGAGATCCGCGACTGGGTGATCGGCTTCGCAGACAAGCTGCGCGGCGAATAG
- a CDS encoding 5-formyltetrahydrofolate cyclo-ligase, translating to MLEKQQLRREIQARRVARGGADETAAPDAHAGRSGLTENLIAVATGIGATRIACFVGVRGEPDTAEFLAWARTAGVDVLLPRSLAGGSLEWALHVPGDLKAGAFGIPEPQGPAIVGGAASAELIFVPAAAVDTAGGRLGWGRGFYDRELARIAALGAASPAVFAVVWESEVLAAVPREPHDVPVHGAVTEETVHHFG from the coding sequence GTGTTGGAGAAGCAACAACTGCGCCGGGAGATCCAAGCGCGCCGCGTCGCGCGGGGTGGCGCCGACGAGACCGCCGCTCCAGACGCGCACGCAGGACGCAGCGGCCTCACCGAGAACCTGATCGCGGTTGCGACCGGGATCGGTGCGACCCGCATCGCGTGCTTCGTTGGGGTGCGTGGAGAGCCCGACACCGCAGAATTTCTCGCGTGGGCCCGCACGGCGGGTGTCGACGTGCTGCTCCCACGTTCCCTCGCCGGCGGATCGCTCGAGTGGGCACTGCACGTTCCGGGCGATCTTAAAGCGGGCGCGTTCGGGATCCCGGAGCCGCAAGGACCCGCGATCGTTGGGGGCGCTGCGAGCGCAGAGCTGATCTTCGTGCCCGCCGCCGCGGTCGATACGGCTGGCGGCCGACTCGGCTGGGGCAGGGGCTTCTACGACCGCGAGCTCGCGCGCATCGCCGCACTGGGTGCAGCGTCCCCTGCGGTCTTCGCTGTGGTCTGGGAGTCCGAGGTGCTCGCAGCCGTGCCCCGCGAGCCCCACGACGTTCCCGTTCATGGGGCGGTCACCGAGGAAACCGTGCACCACTTCGGGTAG
- a CDS encoding FmdB family zinc ribbon protein: protein MPTYAYRCADCGHSFDIYQSFSDATLTECPECGGDLRKVFGSLGVTFNGSGFYRTDSRASGGSDSSSNSSSSNS, encoded by the coding sequence GTGCCTACCTATGCTTACCGCTGCGCCGATTGCGGGCACAGCTTTGACATCTACCAGAGTTTCTCCGACGCGACCCTGACGGAGTGCCCAGAGTGCGGCGGCGACCTTCGCAAGGTGTTCGGATCGCTCGGCGTGACCTTCAACGGTTCCGGGTTTTACCGCACGGATTCCCGGGCGAGCGGCGGCTCAGACTCCTCGAGCAACAGCTCAAGCAGCAACTCCTAG